The genomic window GCCTTCTCGGCGGCCAGAAGATTGCGTGTCACCGTCGTGAAGAACTGCGTTGATTCCTTTGCCGACATCGTCTGCTTCGACGCGACGTCGATGACGGCGTCGACTCCGGTGAGCGCGTCGGCAAGGCCCGATCCGGACACGAGATCCACCCCGTTCGACCGAGTGAGCACGACGACATCGTGTCCACTCTCACGGGCGACATCTACGACATGCCTTCCGACGGCACCGGTTCCACCTGCTACTGCGATCTTCATTGCGTTCATGTCCTTACGACGAGACAGCGTGTCGAAATGTAGCGCACAGTGGGAAGCGTCTCAGTGTCCTGCAGTGGCCACCCCCGCAGCGACGCGCAGAAACTCGAGCTTCTCCGCGTCCGAAGAGCCGGCTGCAGCGGTATAGACGACGATCCGAAGATCGGATCCAGGAGCGTTGAGAACGTCGCAGTCCAGAGTGATGTCGCCGACAGTGTCGTGGTGGATCGTCTTGCGGTCGGTGGCGTGCTGGCCCGCCGTTCCGGAGCGCCACAGTGTGTCGAAATACGTATTCTGTGAGCGCAACTCGGAGATCAACGTGGTCAATGGGGCGTCATCGGGGAATCGAACCGCGGCCACACGAAGGTCGGCGACGAGTGCCGTCGCCAGGTGTTCGAGGTTCGCCGTCGATGTGAAGGGCGGGTAGGACACGCGGGCACGGTCGTCGTTGCCGAACATGACGCGCACCAGGTTTCGGTGCCGCGGGTCGATGGCTGCAGGATGACCTTGCAGCGCACTCCACATGGGGTTCCAAGACAGGAGATCCCAGTCCGCCGCGAACACGGCCACCGGGGTGTCCGCAAGCCGGCCGACGAGACGTGCGATGCCGGGGCTCACATGCCGGTCTATGGTTCCCTGCTCGGGTGGCAATAGGCCCGCGCATCGGTACAGGTGATTGCGCTCGGCGCTGTCGAGTTGCAAAGCCCGCGCCAGAGCTGCGGTGATCTGTGCGGACGGCGTCGTCGCACGGCCTTGTTCGAGACGGACGAGGTAGTCGACGGATACACCGGCCAGCTGGGCCAGCTCCTCGCGACGGAGCCCCTGGGTGCGTCTCCTCGGGCCGGTCGGCAAGCCTGCATCGACGGGCGACAGCCTGTCCCGCCATCCACGAAGGACTTCGCCGAGGCCTGATGCCGTGTCGGTCATCGGTCCATCTTCTCCCGAAACGGCTCGGCGCATCCTGGTACTGCTGGTCCTACCGTCTCCCGGGGTTCTGGCTGGAGTGGTGTGCCGGTGGCAGCGTCGTGTCCATGAACACCAGTTCCGCACACACCATCGTCATGACCGGAGCCAGTCAGGGAATCGGTGCGGTAGCCGCGTCGAGGCTGCTCGAAGACGACCCGGACGCGCACCTCGTCTTCGTCGGTCGGCGCCCGGGTCCGGTATCACCTCGGGTCACGTTCATCGACACCGACCTCGCCGACATCGCGGCGACGAGACGAGCCGGGCGTCAAATCTGCGCCCTGCTGCAAGACGGCGTGCTACCGATCCTCGACAGGTTCGTCGGAAACGCGGGTATCCAGCACACCGATGCCCTCACTTCGACGGCCGATGGGCTCGAAGCGACGTTCGCAGTCAACGTCGTGGCAAATAGTCTGTTACTGACGCATCTTCAGTCACAGCTCGCGCCGTCGTCGCGGATCGTAATCACGGTCAGCGACACACATTTCGGGGACCTGCTGCACAATCTCGCGCTCGTTCCGGCGCCTGTGTGGTCTACGCCGGAGGTTCTGGCTCGTCCCGGTGCCTT from Rhodococcus sp. P1Y includes these protein-coding regions:
- a CDS encoding helix-turn-helix transcriptional regulator, coding for MTDTASGLGEVLRGWRDRLSPVDAGLPTGPRRRTQGLRREELAQLAGVSVDYLVRLEQGRATTPSAQITAALARALQLDSAERNHLYRCAGLLPPEQGTIDRHVSPGIARLVGRLADTPVAVFAADWDLLSWNPMWSALQGHPAAIDPRHRNLVRVMFGNDDRARVSYPPFTSTANLEHLATALVADLRVAAVRFPDDAPLTTLISELRSQNTYFDTLWRSGTAGQHATDRKTIHHDTVGDITLDCDVLNAPGSDLRIVVYTAAAGSSDAEKLEFLRVAAGVATAGH
- a CDS encoding SDR family NAD(P)-dependent oxidoreductase, which gives rise to MNTSSAHTIVMTGASQGIGAVAASRLLEDDPDAHLVFVGRRPGPVSPRVTFIDTDLADIAATRRAGRQICALLQDGVLPILDRFVGNAGIQHTDALTSTADGLEATFAVNVVANSLLLTHLQSQLAPSSRIVITVSDTHFGDLLHNLALVPAPVWSTPEVLARPGAFAEPDSARAGRTAYSTSKLAAIYLVHAWARALPPGVDIVSFNPGLVPGTGLTRHAGRGVQLAMRALGPVLALTPLATTSAQAGAALADLVLGVVSTSTGDYVDRRRVVSSSRQSYDSVRESELIEFLNTL